Part of the Leptospira saintgironsiae genome, CCGCAAGCGGCACAAAGGTATTTTCCTTTATCTTTATTATAATAATATTCTCCGGTAAATGCCCTTTCTGTCCCCTTCTCTCTAATGATCCGATATTGATCAGGGCTTAGGACTTTTTTCCATTCATCCTCTGACTTCTGCACTTCGTATTTCATCTTACCTCCTTTCTTATCTTTTGGAGCTCCTACAGATTCGGAACATCCTGACAAAACGTATCCTAATAAACATACAAAACCGATACATAGTCCGATTTTATTCATGGTTCTATTCCTCGCCAGATACTTCGGTTTCTTCCCGAAAAGGTTACTTTTAAACCGTGGTCTTAAAGAGTTAAATTATTGTGATTTGTTCGAATTGTAAAGCTCAAACATTTTTCCAAACACCTGTTCGGTTCCTTCTCCTTTGTTCGCATTACAAACCAAAGTTTCGATTCCATCGACGAAGTGAAGGTAATACTTGACACAAGCTTAATAAAGCAGTACACCTAAAGGCCTTAAGCGACAGGGAGTATACAAATGATTCAAGGAAACTATTTCCAAGATAACACCGACTTACAAACTCATTTTGATAATCTTATAGATTGGAAGGAGATCATAACAGCATACGAAGGCGATTTTCATGACGCCGCCAAATACAAGCAGACTAACGACGACAGGTTTGCATATGCACCTTCTACCGTACAAGAAGCTATAGATTATTATAAATCTACTGTGGATGCATTGGGAGAAATTATGGGGGACTTTGTGGCTCCTCGTAGTAAGGAAATGGACCAAACAGGTTTGAAATATGAGAACGGCAAAGTTACATTTCCAAAGGCACAAGAAGAATGTTATAAAACCTTAAAGGATGCAGGTCTTATGCCTATTTCCATCTCTAGACAATATGGAGGTTTAGGCTTACCTGCAACTGTACAATCCATTATGTGTGAGATTGCTGCCAGAGCAGATGCAGCATTCTGTTTAGCATACGGAAATATTAATATAGTTGAGATCATGGAAAGATTCGCGTCCGAAGAGATGTGCAATGAATGGTTGCCTCAAATCGCCGCAGGAAAATTCAGCGCCGCCATGGCTCTAACAGAACCTAATTATGGCTCAGACCTTCCTAATGTACAAACCAGAGCAACTCAAGATGCTGATGGAACCTGGAAAATTAACGGGGCAAAAAGGTTTATCACTCATGCATGCGGTTATATAGATTCTCCTTCCGTTATTCTTACGTTAGCGAGAACAGGAAGTCCAGAAAGTGGAGCAAGAGGCCTTTCATTCTTTTTAGTACAAGGCAAGGACGTTCATGTTGCAGGAATAGAACATAAAATGGGATTACATTGTTCCCCTACCTGCGAAGTGGTTTTTGAAAATTCTCCGGGATTGCTGATCGGAAAAACTGGTTACGGTCTTGTGAAATATTCCATGGGAATGATGAATGCTGCAAGACTTACAATCGCAACTCAATCTTTAGGAATTGGAACTGCCGCTTATTACGAAGCAAAAAAATATGCCTCTGAAAGAATACAATTCGGTAAACCAATAGAGAAGATACCGGCAGTCCGAAAAATTTTGGATAAGATGGAAAGAGAAATTTTAGCTACAAGATGTCTTGTTTCAGAAACAGGAAGAGCAATCGATCTTTATCATTGGAGAAAAGAAAGAATGCTGAAAGAAGAAGG contains:
- a CDS encoding acyl-CoA dehydrogenase family protein, with amino-acid sequence MIQGNYFQDNTDLQTHFDNLIDWKEIITAYEGDFHDAAKYKQTNDDRFAYAPSTVQEAIDYYKSTVDALGEIMGDFVAPRSKEMDQTGLKYENGKVTFPKAQEECYKTLKDAGLMPISISRQYGGLGLPATVQSIMCEIAARADAAFCLAYGNINIVEIMERFASEEMCNEWLPQIAAGKFSAAMALTEPNYGSDLPNVQTRATQDADGTWKINGAKRFITHACGYIDSPSVILTLARTGSPESGARGLSFFLVQGKDVHVAGIEHKMGLHCSPTCEVVFENSPGLLIGKTGYGLVKYSMGMMNAARLTIATQSLGIGTAAYYEAKKYASERIQFGKPIEKIPAVRKILDKMEREILATRCLVSETGRAIDLYHWRKERMLKEEGKSERDVNQDETIRRWEKLADLFTPMSKYYASEGCVALASDAIQIHGGSGYTEDYDVARIYRDSRITTIYEGTTQLQIVAAIGGVVSGMSASGQLRAYAEEEMSKFSPSTDLKSLWEKLEQAVHSYKSIGDGFTKDELAFETVEIAARFIAGMLLERSLSQVDGDLRKQRTKHSQDYNIDSLAIAEGNLLRLERANRQATAAV